In Actinomycetes bacterium, the genomic window CCCGCCGGTGCCACGAGTGCGCACGACCGGCGGCCCGGTCGCCGCACTCAAGCTCGCGTCCGGCTGCGACCGGCGGTGCAGCTTCTGCGCCATCCCGACCTTCCGCGGCTCCTTCGTGTCGCGCCGCCCGTCCGACGTGCTGGCCGAGGCACACTGGCTGGCGCAGGACGGGGTCCGCGAGCTGGTGCTCGTGAGCGAGAACTCGACGTCGTACGGCAAGGACCTCGGCGACCTGCGTCTCCTCGAGGCACTGCTCCCCGAGCTGGCCGCCGTCGACGGGGTCCTTCGGGTGCGGGTCAGCTACCTGCAGCCGGCCGAGATGCGGCCCGGGCTGCTCGAGGTGATCGCGTCGACGCCGGGCGTGGCGCCGTACTTCGACCTGTCGTTCCAGCACTCCAGCGCCGCCGTCCTGCGACGCATGCGCCGCTTCGGCGACACCGAGCGCTTCCTCCACCTGGTCGAGCGGATCCGCGCAGCGGCACCGGAGGCGGGCATTCGCTCCAACGTGATCGTCGGCTTCCCCGGCGAGACCGACGACGACCTTGCCGAGCTCGAGACGTTCCTCACCGGGGCGCGGCTCGACGCGGTCGGCGTGTTCGGCTACAGCGACGAGGACGGCACCGAGGCTGTCGGGCTGGACGGGCACCACGAGGACGACGTCGTGCGCGAGCGGGTCGAGCGGGTCAGCCGACTGGCCGACGAGCTGGTCGCGCAGCGGGCGGAGGAGAGGGCCGGCGAGGCGCTCGACGTCCTGGTCGAGTCACTGGACCCCGTCGGCGGCGTCGCCGAAGGCCGGGCCGCGCACCAGGCACCCGAGGTCGACGGCTCCACCACGGTGCGCGGTCTCGAGGTCCTGCCCCGCATGCCGCGCGTCGGCGACCTGGTGCGCGCCAAGGTCGTGGGGTCCGACGGCGCCGACCTGCTGGCGGAGGTGCTCGCGTGACGGCGCCGGTGCCGGCCGCCGCGAGCAGCTGGAACGTCGCCAACGCCCTCACCGTGCTGCGGCTGGTGCTGGTGCCGGTCTTCCTGGTCGCGCTGTTCCAGGACGGCGGTGACTCGGCGGCCTGGCGGGTGGGCGCGTTCGTCGCGTTCGCGGTCGCGTCGGTGACCGACCGGATCGACGGTGAGCTGGCCCGGCGGCACAACCTGGTCACCGACTTCGGCAAGATCGCCGACCCGATCGCCGACAAGGCGCTGACCGGCGCCGGCCTGATCGGGCTGTCTGTCCTCGGCGAGCTGCCGTGGTGGGTGACCGCCGTCATCCTGGTCCGCGAGGTCGGCGTGACGGCGCTGCGGCTCGTCGTCATCCGGCACGGCGTGATGCCGGCCAGTCGGGGCGGCAAGGTCAAGACGATGTTGCAGAGCCTGGCGATCGGTCTGCTGGTGCTGCCCACCACCGGCTGGCTCGAGGACGTGGCGCTGCTCGTCATGGCGGTCGCCGTCCTCGTCACGGTCGTCACCGGGGTCGACTACGTCCTGCGCGCCCTCCGGCTGCGCCGCACCAGTGCCCGCACGACGGCGCGCAACGAGGCCCGGCGGGCCAGCAGGGCATGACGGAGCCGACCGCACACGGCCTCGACGGGGCGCGACGGCTGCACGAGCTGCTGCTCGCCCGGGGCGAGACCCTGGCGGTGGCCGAGTCCCTCACCGGCGGAGCGCTGGGCGCGGCCCTGACGTCGGTGCCGGGCGTCTCGGCGACGTTCCGCGGCGGCGTGGTGGCCTATGCGACCGACCTCAAGGCGGCGCTGCTCGGCGTCGACGCCGGCCTGCTGGCCGAGCGGGGGCCGGTCGATCCCGACGTCGCCGCCGCCATGGCCACGGGGGCACGGGCCCGGCTCGGGGCGACGTACGGCCTGGCCACCACCGGAGTCGCCGGACCCGACCCCCAGGCCGGCCACCCGCCGGGCGAGGTGCACCTGGCCGTCGCCGGCCCCGGCGGCACCCGGCACGAGCGGCTGCAACTGGTCGGCGACCGGGCGGCGGTGCGGGCGGCCACGGTGCGCCGTGCGCTGCTGCTGGCCGCCGAGGCGGTCAGTGGGGAAGCCGGGGAAGCCGGGGAAGCAGACGACTGATTACAGAGTTACAGTGGGTCGCAGCCCCCGATGTCCGCTCCGGCGGGTACGGTGGCGACCTGATCGAGAAGGCCGGTCCTGAGGGAGGTGCCCCATGGTGCTGCTCCGCCGACTGCTCGGCGACGTCCTGCGGGAGCGCCGCCGGGAGCAGGGCCGCACCCTGCGCGAGGTGAGCGCATCCGCCCGGGTCTCCCTGGGCTACCTCTCCGAGGTCGAGCGCGGCCAGAAGGAAGCCTCCTCCGAGCTGCTCGGCTCGATCTGCGAGGCCCTCGACGTGCCGCTGTCGACCGTGCTGCGCGACGTGAGCGACCACCTCGCCCTCGTCGAGCAGGTCGACGGCATCGCGGCCGGGTCCGCGCCGGCGCCCGAGCCGGTCCCGCTGCCGGCCCCGGCTGCCGACGGCCCGCTGCACGTCACCAACGTCGCCGCCTAGCGCGGGTTTGCGCCTGCCTCAGCATCGGGTAGGGACTCTCAGTCGCACGCCCGTCCTCCCCACGTCAACGGGGGGTTGGACGGGCGTTCGGCATTCTCGGTCCGCTCAGGGCCGGTGGCGGCTGCGCCCGGCAGGCCGGTCGGCGGGCCGCACGGCGGCGACGGGCGCCGGCGCCGGGCCGCGCTGGCAGGTGGGGCACCAGTAAGAGATCCGCTGGTACGGCGCTCGACCCTGCTCCGCGGACGCGACCGGGGTGCCGCACCGCAGGCACGGCCGGCCGCTCCGCTCGAACACCCAGTGCTGACGGCCCCGGCGGAGGTCACCGGTCGTCACCTGCGACACGGTCTGCTTGTTGGCCTCGAGCAGCCGGGCCGCCCGGTCGACCAGCCGGGGCAGGTCCGGCACCGCACCCACCCGGGTCCACGGGGTGATGCCGTCCAGAAAGAGCGACTCGCTCTTGTAGAGGTTGCCGATCCCGGCCAGGTTGCGCTGGTCGAGCAGCGCCTCGCCGACCTCCCGGTCCGGGTCGCCGGCCAGCCGGCGCACGGCCTCGGCGACGTCCCAGTCCGGGCCGAGGACGTCCGGCCCGAGGTGCCCGACCGCCTCGCGCTCTCGGTCTCGGGGGAACAGCTCCACGACGGGCAGCCGGTAGCCGACGGCCTGCCAGCCGGCGTTCTCCAGCAGCACCCGCACCTGCCACTCGGGCCCGCCGCGCCACCGGTCGCCGGGCCGGTAGAGGTGCCAGGAGCCGTCCATCCGGAAGTGCGTGTGCAGGGTGAGGTCGTCGCCGATGCGGGTCAGCAGGTGCTTGCCGCGGCTCACCACCTCGGTCACGGTGCGCCCTGACAGGTCGACCGTCGCGAGCTGCGGGACCCGGAAGTCGCTGCGGGTCAGCGGCTGACCGGCCAGCGCGTCGTGCAGCCGCCGCCCGGCCAGCCAGACGGTGTCTCCCTCGGGCATGGTGTGCCCATCGTCTCCGACCGGCCGGGGATCATGCCTCCGGGGAGTCCTGTCGGTCGCTGATGCGTCCGGCGCTCGAACGCCTGGACGACACCGCCGACCACGAAGCACAGCGCACCGGCGAACGTCCCAGCTCACCGTCGGACTGCCCGGGCGACGCCCTCGGCGAAGGCGGCGACCAGGCTGACCGAGAAGAACAGCGTTCCGACGAACAGCACGGCCGCTCTCAGCCAGCCGAGGCGTCGCGCGTCGGCTCGCCACCACTGCCGGCGCGGCGAGCTGAGCATGCCTGCCGCCGTCATCGATGTGCGTGGGGCTGTTGGACGCCTGCAGCACCGACAGGTAGCCGCCGAGGCTGTAGAAGACACCACGGACCAGGCATGTTGAGCCAGTCAGTCGGAGGGCCGTCGCGTGACAGTAACGACCGGGAGCTCCCTCGGGGGCCGCATCGCTCCTACGCCTGACGCAGCGCGGCGATGACCTGCCCCATCCGGGCCACCGACTGCGGGTCGCCCACGTCGACCAGCCGCACCATCACCTCTGCCACGCCGGCATCCGCGAGAGCACTGAACCGCTCGACGTGGTCGTCCACCGTCCCCGCGTGCACGGTCGCGGCGTAGCTCTCCGCGCTGCGCCGGCGCGGCCGGTGCGTCTCGACGAGTCGCGCCACGTGGCTGTCGTCGTCGCCGACCAGCGCGGTGGTGAGGTGGGTGAGCGCAACCTGGTCCGGGTCGCGTCCGACGTTCGCGCAGTGGTCGCGCAGCACGGCTGCCTTGCGACGTACGGTGTCGAGGCCGCCGAACACGTTGGCCGCATCGGCGAGCTCCGCCGCGAGCCGCAACGTGCGGCGCTCCCCGGCACCGCCGACGAGGAGCGGCACGTGCTCCTGCAGCGGCCTCGGGTAGCAGAGCGCCTGGGGCACGTCGAGCACCCGGCCGTGGAACGGCTTGCTGCCCGGGCCCCACATCACGGGCAGCAGGCGCAGCGCGTCCTCGAGCAGCACGTAACGATCGGCGACCGGCGGCAGCGCGATGCCGAGGGCGGCCTGCTCGGCGGCGAACCAGCCGAGGCCCAGCCCGCACACCGCCCGTCCGCCGCTCAGCACGTCGAGCGTGGCGACCGTCTTGGCCAGCAGCGGGACGCTGCGGTGGGTCACGGCGGCGACCAGGGCACCGAGCCGGACGCGCTCGGTGCACGCCGCGAGGTAGGCCAGTGTCGTGAAGCTCTCGAGCATGTCGTCGAACGGCCGACCCACCTGAGGGATCTGGCGGAAGTGGTCCATGACGTAGACCGCGTCGAAGCCGGCTGCCTCGGCGGACGTCGCGACCTCGCGTAGCCAGCCCCGCATCGCCGGCGCGCCGCCCGGGGCGGCGAACTGCGACAGGTGCAGCCCGAAGCGCAGTCCTGCCGGCGGGACCGCGGCGCGCACCGGCGGAGCCGGCCGGGTGCCCGGCCGGCTCCACGGCTCGGCGAACGGCGCGGCCACGACCCGCACCGGC contains:
- the rimO gene encoding 30S ribosomal protein S12 methylthiotransferase RimO; protein product: MSHARRRVALVTLGCGRNDVDSDELAGRLAADGWDLVADATDADVAVVNTCGFVEAAKKDSIDTVLSLADLKGDLQERGRTQAVVAVGCLAERYGRQLAESLPEADAVLGFDDYPEISARLQSVLAGEPHVPHAPQDRRRLLPVTPVDRAAVDAPPVPRVRTTGGPVAALKLASGCDRRCSFCAIPTFRGSFVSRRPSDVLAEAHWLAQDGVRELVLVSENSTSYGKDLGDLRLLEALLPELAAVDGVLRVRVSYLQPAEMRPGLLEVIASTPGVAPYFDLSFQHSSAAVLRRMRRFGDTERFLHLVERIRAAAPEAGIRSNVIVGFPGETDDDLAELETFLTGARLDAVGVFGYSDEDGTEAVGLDGHHEDDVVRERVERVSRLADELVAQRAEERAGEALDVLVESLDPVGGVAEGRAAHQAPEVDGSTTVRGLEVLPRMPRVGDLVRAKVVGSDGADLLAEVLA
- a CDS encoding CinA family protein, producing the protein MTEPTAHGLDGARRLHELLLARGETLAVAESLTGGALGAALTSVPGVSATFRGGVVAYATDLKAALLGVDAGLLAERGPVDPDVAAAMATGARARLGATYGLATTGVAGPDPQAGHPPGEVHLAVAGPGGTRHERLQLVGDRAAVRAATVRRALLLAAEAVSGEAGEAGEADD
- a CDS encoding DNA-formamidopyrimidine glycosylase family protein, with amino-acid sequence MPEGDTVWLAGRRLHDALAGQPLTRSDFRVPQLATVDLSGRTVTEVVSRGKHLLTRIGDDLTLHTHFRMDGSWHLYRPGDRWRGGPEWQVRVLLENAGWQAVGYRLPVVELFPRDREREAVGHLGPDVLGPDWDVAEAVRRLAGDPDREVGEALLDQRNLAGIGNLYKSESLFLDGITPWTRVGAVPDLPRLVDRAARLLEANKQTVSQVTTGDLRRGRQHWVFERSGRPCLRCGTPVASAEQGRAPYQRISYWCPTCQRGPAPAPVAAVRPADRPAGRSRHRP
- the pgsA gene encoding CDP-diacylglycerol--glycerol-3-phosphate 3-phosphatidyltransferase, coding for MTAPVPAAASSWNVANALTVLRLVLVPVFLVALFQDGGDSAAWRVGAFVAFAVASVTDRIDGELARRHNLVTDFGKIADPIADKALTGAGLIGLSVLGELPWWVTAVILVREVGVTALRLVVIRHGVMPASRGGKVKTMLQSLAIGLLVLPTTGWLEDVALLVMAVAVLVTVVTGVDYVLRALRLRRTSARTTARNEARRASRA
- a CDS encoding LLM class flavin-dependent oxidoreductase, with amino-acid sequence MLRLPAPCLVVLVGPGASGKSTWAAAHFAPEAVVSSDRLRAVVGAGEDDVTASADALRLLDDIVALRVGRGLTTVVDTLGLDGGRRAAWRKLARAAGVPCVAVAFDIPAAECRQRNRSRTKRIPADVMAGQLRAWPAVREALGSEGFADVIAPEPVRVVAAPFAEPWSRPGTRPAPPVRAAVPPAGLRFGLHLSQFAAPGGAPAMRGWLREVATSAEAAGFDAVYVMDHFRQIPQVGRPFDDMLESFTTLAYLAACTERVRLGALVAAVTHRSVPLLAKTVATLDVLSGGRAVCGLGLGWFAAEQAALGIALPPVADRYVLLEDALRLLPVMWGPGSKPFHGRVLDVPQALCYPRPLQEHVPLLVGGAGERRTLRLAAELADAANVFGGLDTVRRKAAVLRDHCANVGRDPDQVALTHLTTALVGDDDSHVARLVETHRPRRRSAESYAATVHAGTVDDHVERFSALADAGVAEVMVRLVDVGDPQSVARMGQVIAALRQA